In one window of Acidimicrobiales bacterium DNA:
- a CDS encoding DeoR/GlpR family DNA-binding transcription regulator: MFAEERQQEIVRRAREAGRVDVASLSTELDVTPETVRRDLTALERGGLVRRVHGGAIAIERLGFEPAVAAREAVLTTEKARIAKLALAELPGDGAIILDAGTTTRQLAELLPTDAELMVVVNSPQLALLLARRPNVTVMMLGGRVRGRTQAVVDDWATSALADIHVDVAFMATNGISVERGLTTPDLAEAAVKRAMMAAARRTVLLADHTKIGVDYFSRFGDVDQVDTFVTDSGADAELVDELTQAGPRVVLA, from the coding sequence GTGTTTGCCGAGGAGCGCCAGCAGGAGATCGTGCGCCGGGCCCGCGAGGCGGGACGGGTCGACGTGGCTTCGCTGTCGACGGAGCTCGACGTCACCCCGGAGACGGTCCGCCGTGACCTGACGGCGCTGGAGCGGGGCGGCCTCGTGCGCCGCGTGCACGGCGGCGCCATCGCCATCGAGCGACTGGGCTTCGAGCCCGCCGTGGCCGCCCGCGAGGCGGTGCTCACCACCGAGAAGGCGCGGATCGCCAAGTTGGCGCTGGCCGAGCTGCCCGGCGACGGGGCGATCATCCTCGACGCGGGCACCACCACCCGCCAGCTCGCCGAGCTGCTGCCCACCGACGCCGAGCTGATGGTGGTGGTCAACTCGCCCCAGCTGGCGCTGCTGCTGGCCCGGCGGCCGAACGTCACCGTGATGATGCTCGGGGGCCGTGTCCGCGGCCGTACGCAGGCCGTCGTCGACGACTGGGCCACCTCGGCGCTGGCCGACATCCACGTCGACGTGGCGTTCATGGCCACCAACGGCATCAGCGTCGAGCGCGGCCTCACCACGCCCGACCTGGCCGAGGCGGCCGTCAAGCGGGCGATGATGGCCGCCGCCCGCCGCACGGTCCTGCTCGCCGACCACACCAAGATCGGCGTCGACTACTTCAGCCGCTTCGGCGACGTCGACCAGGTCGACACGTTCGTGACCGACTCCGGCGCCGACGCCGAGCTCGTCGACGAGCTGACCCAGGCCGGGCCGCGGGTGGTGCTGGCATGA
- a CDS encoding PTS mannitol transporter subunit IICB, with protein MATTYTPTVEGTGVKATIQRIGGYLAGMVMPNIGAFIAWGLITALFIDTGWLPNEKYAAAVDPMIFFLLPILIGYTGGRMVHGQRGAVIGAVATMGVVVGGVADDGSQIPMFLGAMIVAPLAAYVLKLFDDRMRDRVSTGFEMLVDNFSLGIIGAGFVVLGVWGIGPVVRTVSDWFGDGVEYLVDNHLIPLSSIIIEPAKVLFLNNAINHGVLSPLGVSEAAEKGESIMFMLESNPGPGLGVLLAYFFFGPRSLRPTVPAAIAIQFLGGIHEIYFPYILMKPRLILAAIAGGMSGILVFEVTGAGLVATPSPGSIFAYLAETPRGGYFGVLAGIAVSTAVSLAVGAMLLGFGRGEPAEDDDAVGAEELADASERSARQKAESKVGAQAQAQAEAEAQPEAGLQGV; from the coding sequence ATGGCAACGACGTACACACCCACCGTCGAGGGCACGGGTGTGAAGGCGACCATCCAAAGGATCGGCGGGTACCTCGCCGGGATGGTGATGCCCAACATCGGGGCGTTCATCGCCTGGGGGCTGATCACCGCCCTGTTCATCGACACGGGGTGGCTGCCGAACGAGAAGTACGCGGCCGCCGTCGACCCGATGATCTTCTTCCTGCTGCCGATCCTCATCGGCTACACGGGCGGCCGGATGGTCCACGGCCAGCGCGGCGCCGTCATCGGCGCCGTGGCCACGATGGGCGTGGTCGTCGGCGGTGTCGCCGACGACGGCAGCCAGATCCCGATGTTCCTCGGCGCGATGATCGTCGCCCCGCTGGCCGCCTACGTGCTGAAGCTGTTCGACGACCGGATGCGCGACCGCGTGAGCACCGGCTTCGAGATGCTGGTCGACAACTTCTCGCTCGGGATCATCGGTGCCGGGTTCGTCGTGCTCGGCGTGTGGGGCATCGGGCCGGTGGTCCGGACCGTGAGCGACTGGTTCGGCGACGGCGTCGAGTACCTGGTCGACAACCACCTGATCCCGCTGTCCTCGATCATCATCGAGCCCGCCAAGGTGCTGTTCCTCAACAACGCCATCAACCACGGGGTGCTCAGCCCGCTCGGCGTCTCGGAGGCGGCCGAGAAGGGCGAGTCGATCATGTTCATGCTGGAGAGCAACCCGGGCCCGGGCCTCGGGGTCCTGCTGGCCTACTTCTTCTTCGGGCCCCGCTCGCTCCGGCCGACCGTGCCGGCCGCCATCGCCATCCAGTTCCTGGGTGGCATCCACGAGATCTACTTCCCGTACATCCTCATGAAGCCCCGGCTGATCCTGGCCGCCATCGCCGGTGGGATGTCGGGCATCCTGGTCTTCGAGGTCACCGGCGCCGGGCTGGTGGCGACACCGTCGCCCGGGTCGATCTTCGCCTACCTGGCCGAAACACCGAGGGGCGGCTACTTCGGGGTGCTGGCGGGGATCGCGGTGTCGACCGCGGTCAGCCTCGCCGTGGGGGCGATGCTGCTCGGCTTCGGCCGCGGCGAGCCCGCCGAGGACGACGACGCCGTCGGGGCCGAGGAGCTGGCCGACGCCTCCGAGCGCAGCGCCCGGCAGAAGGCCGAGTCCAAGGTCGGGGCCCAGGCCCAGGCCCAGGCCGAGGCCGAGGCCCAGCCCGAGGCCGGACTGCAGGGGGTGTGA
- a CDS encoding PTS sugar transporter subunit IIA, whose protein sequence is MADVVIGELLSPSSVRLGQVAPDWEAAVRQVGGLLVDAGAVEDGYVDAMVERERDVAPTFVGEGVAIPHGTLASRSLIRRDALCAVQFPAGVDWQGDRVVLCIGIAARGDLHVPVLAQLAELLMEPDRAEALRRAGTAEQLLALLTPEESAPT, encoded by the coding sequence ATGGCTGACGTCGTCATCGGCGAGCTGCTGTCACCCTCGTCGGTGCGCCTCGGCCAGGTGGCGCCCGACTGGGAGGCCGCGGTGCGCCAGGTCGGTGGGCTGCTGGTCGACGCGGGGGCCGTCGAGGACGGCTACGTCGACGCCATGGTGGAGCGGGAGCGCGACGTCGCCCCCACCTTCGTCGGCGAGGGCGTCGCCATCCCGCACGGCACCCTCGCCAGCCGCTCGCTGATCCGGCGGGACGCCCTGTGCGCGGTGCAGTTCCCGGCCGGCGTCGACTGGCAGGGCGACCGCGTCGTCCTCTGCATCGGCATCGCCGCCCGCGGCGACCTCCACGTGCCGGTGCTGGCTCAGCTCGCCGAGCTGCTGATGGAACCCGACCGGGCCGAGGCCCTGCGCCGGGCCGGCACCGCCGAGCAGCTCCTGGCGCTGCTCACACCCGAGGAGTCCGCACCGACATGA
- the pfkB gene encoding 1-phosphofructokinase, translated as MIVTLTLNPSLDRTLEVPELVRGSVIRSTSRLLHPGGKGVNVARALLANGVEARAVLPVGGAVGRELLELLADEGVAMTAVDVGAATRSNLTLSEPDGTVTKINVDGEPLTATEIDTLADTVTKLARPSAWVVLSGSLPRGVDDGVYARLTERFTSSGIAVAVDTSGPALRQAVAAGPALVKPNREELAEAVGTEIRTLADTVAAAHALRRSGAGTVLASLGPDGAVLVGDEGVVFGECAVAERRSTVGAGDCLLAGYLAAGTTGAEGRDALATALCWAAAAVELPGSGMPTPADVARRRAHVTTDLEGLDLDRALTGSG; from the coding sequence ATGATCGTCACTCTCACGCTCAACCCGAGCCTCGACCGCACGCTGGAGGTGCCGGAGCTGGTGCGGGGCAGCGTGATCCGCTCGACGTCGCGGCTGCTGCACCCGGGCGGCAAGGGCGTGAACGTGGCCCGGGCGCTGCTGGCCAACGGCGTCGAGGCCCGGGCGGTGCTGCCGGTGGGCGGCGCCGTCGGGCGTGAGCTGCTGGAGCTGCTGGCCGACGAGGGCGTGGCGATGACCGCGGTCGACGTCGGCGCCGCCACCCGGTCGAACCTGACCCTCAGCGAGCCCGACGGCACCGTGACCAAGATCAACGTCGACGGCGAGCCGCTCACGGCCACCGAGATCGACACGCTGGCCGACACCGTGACGAAGCTGGCCCGGCCGTCCGCCTGGGTCGTGCTCAGCGGCAGCCTGCCCCGCGGCGTCGACGACGGCGTCTACGCCCGCCTGACCGAGCGGTTCACGTCCTCGGGGATCGCGGTGGCGGTCGACACGTCGGGGCCGGCGCTGCGCCAGGCCGTCGCCGCCGGGCCGGCGCTGGTGAAGCCGAACCGCGAGGAGCTGGCGGAGGCCGTCGGCACCGAGATCCGCACCCTCGCCGACACCGTCGCCGCCGCCCACGCCCTGCGGCGCTCCGGGGCCGGCACCGTGCTCGCCAGCCTCGGCCCCGACGGCGCCGTGCTCGTCGGCGACGAGGGCGTCGTGTTCGGGGAGTGCGCGGTCGCCGAGCGACGCAGCACCGTCGGCGCCGGCGACTGCCTGCTCGCGGGGTACCTCGCCGCCGGAACCACCGGGGCCGAGGGCCGCGACGCCCTCGCCACCGCCCTGTGCTGGGCCGCCGCGGCCGTCGAGCTGCCCGGCAGCGGCATGCCGACACCGGCCGACGTCGCCCGGCGCCGGGCGCACGTGACCACCGATCTCGAAGGACTGGATCTCGACCGGGCGCTGACCGGGTCTGGATAG
- a CDS encoding SRPBCC family protein: MAVSSGTAKVTLPSDEEILITRELDAPRHLVYRAWTTPELVTRWWAGHRGRMASVEIDLQVGGRWRYVMEANGGFEVAFHGTYREIVPDERIVMTEIYETPDTEGMPDDAAPVNIVTFAESDGRTTLSLLTHAGSKELRDIILDSGMEGGMQEQMDVLEELAASLA; encoded by the coding sequence ATGGCAGTGAGTAGCGGAACGGCGAAGGTGACGCTCCCGAGCGACGAGGAGATCCTCATCACCAGGGAGCTCGATGCCCCGCGGCACCTCGTCTACCGGGCGTGGACCACGCCCGAGCTGGTGACGCGCTGGTGGGCCGGCCACCGCGGCCGCATGGCCAGCGTCGAGATCGACCTGCAGGTCGGCGGTCGGTGGCGCTACGTGATGGAGGCCAACGGCGGCTTCGAGGTCGCCTTCCACGGCACGTACCGGGAGATCGTCCCCGACGAGCGGATCGTCATGACCGAGATCTACGAGACACCCGACACCGAGGGCATGCCCGACGACGCGGCCCCGGTGAACATCGTCACCTTCGCCGAGTCCGACGGTCGCACCACCCTCTCGTTGCTGACGCACGCCGGCAGCAAGGAGCTGCGCGACATCATCCTCGACTCCGGCATGGAGGGCGGCATGCAGGAGCAGATGGACGTCCTGGAGGAACTGGCCGCCTCGCTCGCCTGA
- the ptsP gene encoding phosphoenolpyruvate--protein phosphotransferase: protein MPDVYRGIGIGVGIVVGPLVRMGRPPELPPASPVDDPAAEVERARQALAAVSADLTSRSAAATDPTATDILDALGMIAADPTLGDDVEQLVDVRTDAVHALHLLFARHRDTLAAAGGYLAERAQDLDDLRDRAVAVALGLPMPGIPDPGHPFVLAAHDLGPADTVGIDPSRVLALVTAQGGPTSHTAILARSLGLPCVVACTGVMDVVDGTTVAVDAEAGVVEAGVDGARRDELAEQARRLAAELAGQGDAESAAVVDAPSVALLLNIGAVADLDDVVDDRFEGVGLFRTEFLFLDRVDPPSFDEQRAAYRSVLSAAAGRKVVVRTLDAGADKPLPFMPVAPGPNPALGVRGLRIARQVPEVLVTQLEALAAAVADVDGAEAWVMAPMVATAEEASWFARRARRAGLDTVGVMVEVPAAALRAREILAEVDFVSIGSNDLAQYTFAADRMEGALWNLLDPWQPALLQLIAGCAAAGAELGKPVGLCGEAAADPALSPVFAGLGVTSLSMSARAVPLVRRALGARSLADCRRLAAQVVAAPSAEQARACAVAAVQAGSDVSPTRSQ from the coding sequence ATGCCTGACGTCTACCGGGGCATCGGGATCGGCGTCGGGATCGTCGTCGGGCCGCTGGTGAGGATGGGTCGTCCACCGGAGCTGCCCCCCGCCTCGCCGGTGGACGACCCGGCGGCCGAGGTCGAGCGGGCGCGGCAGGCGCTGGCCGCGGTCAGCGCCGACCTGACGTCCCGCTCGGCCGCCGCCACCGACCCGACGGCCACGGACATCCTCGACGCCCTCGGCATGATCGCCGCCGACCCCACTCTGGGCGACGACGTGGAGCAGCTCGTCGACGTCCGCACCGACGCCGTCCACGCCCTCCACCTGCTGTTCGCCCGGCACCGCGACACCCTCGCCGCGGCCGGCGGCTACCTCGCCGAACGGGCGCAGGACCTCGATGACCTGCGGGACCGGGCCGTCGCCGTCGCCCTGGGACTGCCGATGCCCGGCATCCCCGATCCCGGCCACCCGTTCGTGCTCGCCGCGCACGACCTCGGGCCGGCCGACACCGTCGGCATCGACCCCTCGCGCGTGCTGGCGCTGGTGACCGCCCAGGGCGGGCCGACCAGCCACACGGCGATCCTGGCCCGCTCGCTGGGCCTGCCCTGCGTCGTCGCCTGCACCGGGGTGATGGACGTGGTCGACGGCACCACGGTGGCGGTCGACGCCGAGGCGGGAGTGGTGGAGGCCGGCGTCGACGGGGCGCGTCGCGACGAGCTGGCCGAGCAGGCCCGGCGTCTCGCCGCCGAGCTGGCGGGGCAGGGCGACGCCGAGTCGGCCGCGGTGGTCGACGCGCCGTCGGTCGCCCTGCTGCTCAACATCGGGGCGGTGGCCGACCTCGACGACGTCGTCGACGACCGGTTCGAGGGCGTGGGCCTGTTCCGCACCGAGTTCCTGTTCCTCGACCGGGTCGACCCGCCGTCCTTCGACGAGCAGCGGGCCGCCTACCGGTCGGTCCTGTCGGCGGCGGCGGGCCGCAAGGTGGTCGTGCGCACGCTCGACGCCGGCGCCGACAAGCCGCTGCCGTTCATGCCCGTGGCGCCCGGCCCCAACCCCGCGTTGGGGGTGCGGGGGCTGCGGATCGCCCGTCAGGTCCCCGAGGTGCTGGTCACGCAGCTCGAAGCGCTCGCCGCCGCCGTGGCCGACGTCGACGGGGCCGAGGCCTGGGTGATGGCGCCGATGGTCGCCACCGCCGAGGAGGCGTCGTGGTTCGCCCGCCGGGCGCGCCGGGCGGGGCTCGACACCGTCGGGGTGATGGTCGAGGTGCCGGCGGCCGCCCTCCGGGCCCGGGAGATCCTGGCCGAGGTCGACTTCGTCAGCATCGGCAGCAACGACCTCGCCCAGTACACGTTCGCCGCCGACCGCATGGAAGGCGCCCTCTGGAACCTGCTCGACCCGTGGCAGCCCGCGCTGTTGCAGTTGATCGCCGGTTGCGCGGCGGCGGGCGCCGAGCTGGGCAAGCCCGTCGGGCTGTGCGGCGAGGCCGCCGCCGACCCCGCCCTGTCGCCCGTCTTCGCGGGGCTGGGCGTCACGTCGCTGTCGATGTCGGCCCGGGCCGTCCCGCTCGTCCGCCGGGCACTGGGCGCCCGTTCGCTGGCGGACTGCCGGCGCCTCGCCGCCCAGGTCGTGGCCGCTCCCAGCGCCGAGCAGGCTCGGGCCTGCGCCGTCGCCGCCGTTCAGGCCGGGAGCGACGTGAGCCCCACCCGCTCCCAGTAG
- a CDS encoding HPr family phosphocarrier protein, which produces MAQRTVTVGSASGLHARPARLFVRAAAALPVPVTATVDGKKPARADSMLAVLALGAVQGTAVTLTASDDAQGVAAVDELAELLAADLDAAPEPDPSDA; this is translated from the coding sequence ATGGCCCAACGCACAGTCACCGTCGGCTCGGCCAGCGGGCTGCACGCCCGCCCGGCCCGCCTCTTCGTCCGGGCCGCCGCGGCGCTGCCCGTGCCGGTCACGGCCACGGTCGACGGGAAGAAGCCGGCCCGGGCCGACAGCATGCTGGCGGTGCTGGCGCTCGGCGCGGTCCAGGGCACGGCGGTGACCCTCACGGCGTCGGACGACGCGCAGGGCGTCGCCGCCGTCGATGAGCTGGCCGAGCTGCTGGCCGCCGACCTCGACGCGGCCCCCGAGCCGGATCCCTCCGATGCCTGA
- a CDS encoding carboxymuconolactone decarboxylase family protein, whose product MARIDPVTAPFDDTAGPLLATMMPSDAEPIALFRTLVRNPTMSAAMGHWGRYELGRDLSLSRREREIVILRTCARCACEYEWGVHVAVYAERVGLDRDQVASLTHGSPADACWTDPAEAALVAAADQLHDTSHLDDDAWSALAATRSTEQRLDLLFLAGWYHAISYAANGAQVDHETWAPRFADYAPEPSSS is encoded by the coding sequence ATGGCCCGCATCGACCCCGTGACCGCCCCGTTCGACGACACCGCCGGCCCGCTGCTGGCAACGATGATGCCCAGTGACGCGGAACCGATCGCCCTGTTCCGCACGCTGGTCCGCAACCCCACGATGAGCGCCGCGATGGGCCATTGGGGTCGCTACGAGCTGGGCCGGGACCTGTCGCTGTCGAGGCGCGAGCGCGAGATCGTCATCCTTCGCACGTGTGCCCGCTGCGCCTGCGAGTACGAGTGGGGCGTGCACGTGGCGGTGTACGCCGAGCGGGTGGGGCTCGACCGCGACCAGGTGGCGTCACTCACCCACGGCTCCCCCGCCGATGCGTGCTGGACCGACCCCGCCGAGGCCGCCCTCGTCGCCGCCGCAGACCAGCTGCACGACACGTCGCACCTCGACGACGACGCCTGGTCGGCCCTCGCCGCCACCCGGTCAACCGAGCAGCGGCTCGACCTCCTCTTCCTCGCCGGCTGGTACCACGCCATCAGCTACGCCGCGAACGGTGCCCAGGTCGACCACGAGACCTGGGCACCCCGCTTCGCCGACTACGCGCCGGAGCCGTCGTCGTCCTGA
- a CDS encoding helix-turn-helix domain-containing protein has translation MTPRPGRPVRGSTTGRPLMAALDLLGRRWALRILWELRHGPLGARALRDRCDRMSSSVLYQRLSELTGAGLVVRDDTERYELSDLGRTLGAAIEPLDAWAQTWARPTSPGTGSVPT, from the coding sequence GTGACGCCACGGCCCGGCCGTCCCGTCCGAGGATCGACCACCGGCCGCCCGCTCATGGCCGCGCTCGATCTGCTGGGTCGGCGCTGGGCGCTGCGGATCCTGTGGGAGCTCCGCCACGGCCCCCTCGGCGCCCGGGCGCTGCGGGACCGCTGCGACCGGATGTCGTCGAGCGTCCTCTACCAGCGGCTCAGCGAGCTGACCGGCGCCGGCCTCGTCGTGCGCGACGACACCGAGCGCTACGAGCTCAGCGACCTCGGTCGGACCCTCGGTGCCGCCATCGAGCCCCTCGACGCCTGGGCCCAGACGTGGGCCCGGCCGACGTCACCGGGCACCGGTAGCGTGCCGACATGA
- a CDS encoding zinc-dependent dehydrogenase: protein MRAARFHAPGDIRLEDVPEPEAGPGDVVIRVRNCSTCGTDVKISRHGHHHIVPPRTLGHEIAGEIAEVGAGVAGWSVGDRVQVIAAIPDGVCLDCRAGRFTVCPHQESMGYHYDGGFAPYCRVPAKVLAVDGLNRIPDGVGFAAASVSEPLACVINGQELARVGKGDDVVVLGAGPIGCLHVRMARANGAARVFLVDVNPARLEQAALVARPDAAFGGGADDPLAGVLDLTDGRGVDVAITATAAGAAQEQALLMLARRGRLSLFGGLPKDRPTITLDSNLVHYRELTLVGANGSSPAHNARALELIATGVVPVDDLITHRLPLDAVVEGIDIVARGEAIKVTIEP, encoded by the coding sequence ATGAGAGCCGCCCGCTTCCACGCACCCGGCGACATCCGGCTGGAGGACGTGCCGGAGCCCGAGGCCGGCCCCGGCGACGTCGTCATCCGGGTGCGCAACTGCTCCACCTGCGGCACCGACGTGAAGATCAGCCGCCACGGGCACCACCACATCGTGCCGCCCCGCACGCTGGGCCACGAGATCGCCGGTGAGATCGCCGAGGTCGGCGCCGGCGTCGCGGGGTGGTCGGTGGGCGACCGGGTCCAGGTGATCGCGGCCATCCCCGACGGGGTGTGCCTCGACTGCCGGGCCGGGCGGTTCACCGTGTGCCCCCACCAGGAGTCGATGGGCTACCACTACGACGGCGGCTTCGCCCCGTACTGCCGGGTGCCGGCGAAGGTGCTGGCGGTGGACGGGCTGAACCGCATCCCCGACGGCGTCGGCTTCGCCGCGGCCTCGGTGTCGGAGCCGCTGGCCTGCGTGATCAACGGCCAGGAGCTGGCCAGGGTCGGCAAGGGCGACGACGTCGTCGTGCTGGGGGCGGGGCCGATCGGCTGCCTGCACGTGCGGATGGCCCGGGCCAACGGCGCCGCCCGCGTGTTCCTGGTCGACGTGAACCCGGCCCGGCTCGAGCAGGCGGCGCTGGTCGCCCGGCCCGACGCGGCGTTCGGCGGGGGAGCGGACGACCCGCTCGCCGGGGTCCTGGACCTGACCGACGGCCGCGGGGTCGACGTCGCCATCACGGCCACGGCCGCCGGCGCGGCACAGGAGCAGGCGCTGCTGATGCTCGCCCGGCGCGGTCGCCTCAGCCTGTTCGGGGGCCTGCCAAAGGACCGGCCCACCATCACGCTCGACTCCAACCTCGTCCACTACCGGGAGCTCACCCTGGTGGGCGCCAACGGCTCCAGCCCGGCGCACAACGCCCGGGCGCTCGAGCTCATCGCCACCGGCGTCGTCCCCGTCGACGACCTCATCACCCATCGCCTGCCGCTCGACGCGGTCGTGGAGGGCATCGACATCGTCGCTCGCGGCGAGGCCATCAAGGTGACCATCGAGCCTTGA
- a CDS encoding alkaline phosphatase family protein yields the protein MERRDLIKASLALGGSIVVGGCRPWPRPPSHGAIRRSILDRSPAESGIDTVVVVMMENRSFDSYLGWLARDHDYIDAGRRRYGRRFSVDGKQRQRFPGPDGAPVDTYRRIHFPDPDPWRACGHPDPGHGWNAGRAQRDGGFLAEGSGNDIFALGYFEGEDLPVYDALARRFVTCDRWHSSVLAPTYPNREYLLSGQSGGNKTNAFPTGDGFPWDTVVDRLARAGVTTADYYSDLPPLALWGSRMGPHLRTIDGYYEDAAAGRLPQVTFVDPAFVGDARSDDHPHGDPRAAQRFVRDVFAAFARSPQWRNGLFVLTYDEWGGFFDHERPPHLPDERASDVDEDDFSQAGFRVPTLLASPRALPGAIDHQQYDHTSVLRFLEWRFLGAPARGPRARTPWYLTERDRHANNPGELLSAEYFEPDLHFDPDLHIPDPTAGCGPEGATTTTAAALEPSPWEEGLASGYWERVGLTSLPA from the coding sequence ATGGAACGCCGGGATCTCATCAAGGCGAGCCTCGCGTTGGGGGGTTCGATCGTCGTCGGGGGCTGCCGACCGTGGCCGCGCCCGCCCAGCCACGGGGCCATCCGCCGCTCGATCCTCGACCGGTCGCCGGCCGAGAGCGGGATCGACACCGTCGTCGTCGTGATGATGGAGAACCGCTCGTTCGACAGCTACCTCGGCTGGCTGGCCCGCGACCACGACTACATCGACGCCGGCCGGCGCCGCTACGGCCGCCGCTTCTCCGTCGACGGCAAGCAGCGCCAGCGCTTCCCCGGCCCCGACGGTGCGCCCGTCGATACCTACCGCCGCATCCACTTCCCCGATCCCGACCCCTGGCGGGCCTGCGGCCACCCCGACCCCGGGCACGGCTGGAACGCCGGCCGGGCCCAGCGCGACGGCGGCTTCCTGGCCGAGGGCAGCGGCAACGACATCTTCGCCCTCGGGTACTTCGAGGGCGAGGACCTGCCGGTCTACGACGCCCTGGCCCGCCGCTTCGTCACTTGCGACCGCTGGCACTCCTCGGTGCTGGCCCCGACCTACCCGAACCGGGAGTACCTGCTGTCGGGGCAGTCGGGTGGCAACAAGACGAACGCCTTCCCCACCGGCGACGGCTTCCCGTGGGACACCGTGGTCGACCGCCTGGCCCGCGCCGGCGTCACCACCGCCGACTACTACAGCGACCTGCCGCCGCTCGCGCTGTGGGGGTCGCGCATGGGTCCCCACCTGCGCACGATCGACGGCTACTACGAGGACGCGGCCGCCGGTCGCCTCCCGCAGGTGACGTTCGTCGACCCGGCCTTCGTGGGCGACGCCCGCTCCGACGACCACCCCCACGGCGACCCCCGGGCCGCCCAGCGCTTCGTCCGTGACGTGTTCGCCGCCTTCGCCCGGTCGCCGCAGTGGCGCAACGGCCTGTTCGTGCTGACCTACGACGAGTGGGGCGGCTTCTTCGACCACGAGCGGCCCCCGCACCTGCCCGACGAGCGGGCCAGCGATGTCGACGAGGACGACTTCAGCCAGGCCGGCTTCCGCGTGCCGACGCTGCTGGCGTCGCCCCGCGCCCTGCCCGGGGCGATCGACCACCAGCAGTACGACCACACGTCGGTGCTGCGGTTCCTGGAGTGGCGCTTCCTCGGGGCACCCGCCCGGGGGCCACGGGCCCGCACGCCGTGGTACCTGACCGAGCGCGACCGCCACGCCAACAACCCCGGCGAGCTGCTGAGCGCCGAGTACTTCGAGCCCGACCTCCACTTCGACCCCGACCTGCACATCCCCGACCCGACCGCCGGCTGCGGCCCCGAGGGCGCCACCACGACGACCGCCGCCGCGCTGGAGCCCTCGCCCTGGGAGGAGGGCCTCGCCTCCGGCTACTGGGAGCGGGTGGGGCTCACGTCGCTCCCGGCCTGA
- a CDS encoding metalloregulator ArsR/SmtB family transcription factor, whose product MARAATTTDVFNAVAEPRRREILDALVDGGERPVGELVRVLGLGQPQVSKHLRVLREVGAVAVRDEGRQRLYRVNGRALKPIHDWVSNYERTWSERFELLDTVLEDLKEDRDKEEGHGSE is encoded by the coding sequence GTGGCACGAGCGGCGACGACGACAGACGTGTTCAACGCGGTGGCCGAGCCCCGCCGACGGGAGATCCTCGACGCCCTGGTCGACGGGGGAGAGCGACCCGTCGGCGAGCTGGTGCGGGTGCTCGGGCTGGGGCAGCCCCAGGTGTCGAAGCACCTGCGGGTCCTGCGCGAGGTCGGGGCGGTCGCGGTGCGCGACGAGGGCCGGCAGCGGCTCTACCGGGTGAACGGCCGGGCGCTGAAGCCGATCCACGACTGGGTGAGCAACTACGAGCGCACGTGGTCGGAGCGGTTCGAGCTGCTGGACACGGTGTTGGAAGACCTCAAGGAAGACCGAGACAAGGAGGAAGGTCATGGCAGTGAGTAG